In the genome of Desulfuromonas sp. DDH964, one region contains:
- a CDS encoding AMP-binding protein: MSETLHFTMGGLIEEIARRFPDNDCLVYPDRNLRYSYREFDQRCDRIAKGLLKLGVKKGDHLAIWATNVPEWVVLQFASARIGAVLVTVNTSYKTAELEYILRQSDATTLFLVAGFKDTDYVETLYQIVPELKGATAGRVQSATLPRLERVIFLGAEAPPGLLPYGELEALGRAISDAELAAVKATLDEHDVINMQYTSGTTGFPKGVMLTHHNIVNNGFNIGECMKFTEKDRLCIPVPFFHCFGCVLAVMACVTHGSTMVPVETFNPEQVLQTVEAERCTALHGVPTMFIAELEHPAFHRYDLSSLRTGIMAGSPCPTEVMKRVIRDMHASEITIAYGQTESSPVITQTRTDDPIELRVATVGRALPNVEVKIVDIETGASLPPGKQGELCTRGYLVMKGYYQMPEETARAIDPDGWLHTGDLAVMDENGYCKITGRIKNMIIRGGENIYPREIEEFLYTHPKVADVQVYGVPDRKYGEQVMAAVKLKEGVACSEEEIRDFCKGRIANYKIPYYVKFVDEYPMTASGKIQKFKLRDMAIRDLSLEDAAGAETA; encoded by the coding sequence ATGAGCGAAACCCTGCATTTCACCATGGGTGGCCTGATCGAGGAGATCGCCCGTCGTTTCCCGGACAATGACTGCCTGGTCTATCCCGACCGCAACCTGCGTTACAGTTACCGGGAGTTCGACCAGCGCTGTGACCGGATCGCCAAGGGGCTGTTGAAACTCGGGGTGAAAAAGGGGGACCACCTCGCCATCTGGGCCACCAACGTCCCCGAATGGGTAGTGCTGCAGTTCGCCTCGGCCCGGATCGGCGCGGTCCTGGTCACTGTCAATACCAGCTACAAGACGGCGGAGCTGGAATACATCCTGCGCCAGTCCGATGCCACCACCCTCTTTCTGGTCGCGGGTTTCAAGGATACCGACTATGTCGAGACCCTTTACCAGATCGTCCCGGAGTTGAAGGGAGCGACGGCGGGCCGGGTGCAGAGCGCCACCCTGCCGCGCCTCGAAAGAGTGATCTTTCTCGGTGCGGAGGCGCCGCCGGGGCTCCTCCCCTACGGCGAACTGGAAGCCCTCGGCCGCGCCATCAGCGATGCCGAACTCGCCGCGGTCAAGGCAACCCTGGACGAACACGATGTCATCAACATGCAGTACACCTCGGGGACGACCGGTTTCCCCAAGGGGGTGATGCTCACCCACCACAACATCGTCAACAACGGCTTCAACATCGGCGAATGCATGAAATTCACCGAGAAGGACCGTCTCTGCATCCCGGTCCCCTTCTTCCACTGTTTCGGTTGTGTCCTCGCGGTGATGGCCTGCGTCACCCACGGTTCGACCATGGTCCCGGTGGAGACCTTCAACCCCGAGCAGGTATTGCAGACGGTGGAGGCGGAACGCTGCACCGCCCTGCACGGGGTGCCGACCATGTTCATCGCCGAGCTCGAACACCCGGCGTTCCATCGCTACGACCTCTCCAGCCTGCGCACCGGGATCATGGCCGGCTCCCCCTGCCCGACGGAGGTGATGAAGCGGGTCATCCGCGACATGCATGCCAGCGAGATCACCATCGCTTACGGCCAGACCGAATCGTCGCCGGTAATCACCCAGACCCGCACCGACGACCCCATCGAGTTGCGGGTTGCCACCGTCGGCCGCGCCCTGCCCAATGTCGAGGTCAAGATCGTCGATATCGAGACCGGCGCCAGCCTGCCGCCCGGCAAACAGGGGGAACTCTGCACCCGCGGCTACCTGGTGATGAAAGGGTACTACCAGATGCCGGAAGAGACCGCCCGGGCGATCGACCCTGATGGGTGGCTGCACACCGGCGACCTGGCGGTGATGGACGAGAACGGCTATTGCAAGATCACCGGCCGGATCAAGAACATGATCATCCGCGGCGGGGAGAATATCTACCCCCGGGAGATCGAAGAGTTCCTCTACACCCACCCCAAGGTCGCCGATGTCCAGGTTTACGGCGTTCCCGACCGCAAGTACGGCGAGCAGGTCATGGCGGCGGTCAAGCTCAAGGAGGGGGTCGCCTGTAGCGAGGAGGAGATCCGCGACTTTTGCAAGGGGCGGATCGCCAATTACAAGATCCCCTATTACGTCAAGTTCGTCGATGAATATCCGATGACCGCCAGCGGCAAGATCCAGAAATTCAAGCTGCGCGACATGGCGATCCGCGACCTCAGTCTGGAGGATGCCGCCGGCGCCGAGACCGCCTGA
- a CDS encoding M24 family metallopeptidase produces the protein MRITPASELQSRFQKLQLRMAAAGLDAVLITQNADLFYFTGSIQQGLLYLPVAGEPLYLVRKDFGRARMESGLKQIVPFKSPRDIPGLLGDFGLPLPTRAGMELDVLPVAAYNRFRAPFGDCEMLDASPLIRAVRAVKSQYEIEIMKDAALQVDKVCQRARQVIRAGMTDFELAAELEFCARQAGHQGLTRMRGFNSELFYGHVFSGADSAAPAFNDTPLGGIGVNPSIGQGASYKRIREKEPIVVDFTGAFDGYLVDQTRIFCIGGLPEPLPQAYADMLSIQQHLKEIARPGVAWGEVYDQCYQLAMELGYQDHFMGSKGAQVSFIGHGIGIEIDEYPFIARGFKEQLLEEYMTFAFEPKAVYPGLGAVGVENTFWVAQDGLKHLTFTPEELVVL, from the coding sequence ATGCGTATCACCCCCGCCAGTGAATTGCAGAGCCGCTTTCAAAAACTCCAGCTGCGCATGGCCGCTGCCGGGCTCGATGCGGTCCTGATCACCCAGAATGCCGACCTCTTCTATTTCACCGGGTCGATCCAGCAGGGTCTGCTCTATCTTCCCGTCGCCGGCGAGCCGCTCTACCTGGTGCGCAAGGACTTCGGCCGCGCGCGCATGGAGAGCGGCCTTAAGCAGATCGTCCCCTTCAAGAGCCCGCGCGACATCCCCGGGCTGCTCGGCGATTTCGGCCTGCCGCTGCCAACGCGGGCCGGGATGGAACTCGATGTCCTGCCGGTGGCCGCCTACAACCGGTTTCGCGCCCCCTTTGGCGATTGCGAGATGCTCGATGCCTCCCCGTTGATCCGGGCAGTGCGGGCGGTGAAGTCGCAGTACGAGATTGAGATCATGAAGGATGCCGCCCTGCAGGTCGACAAGGTCTGCCAGCGGGCCCGGCAGGTGATCCGGGCCGGCATGACCGACTTCGAACTCGCCGCCGAACTCGAGTTCTGCGCCCGCCAGGCCGGCCACCAGGGGCTGACGCGGATGCGCGGCTTCAATTCCGAACTCTTTTACGGCCACGTCTTTTCCGGCGCTGACAGCGCCGCCCCGGCCTTCAACGACACCCCCCTCGGCGGTATCGGCGTCAACCCGTCGATCGGCCAGGGGGCCAGCTACAAGCGGATTCGGGAGAAGGAGCCGATCGTGGTCGACTTCACCGGTGCCTTTGACGGCTACCTCGTCGACCAGACCCGCATCTTCTGTATCGGCGGCCTCCCCGAGCCGTTGCCGCAGGCCTATGCCGATATGCTCAGCATCCAGCAGCACCTCAAGGAGATTGCCCGTCCCGGCGTCGCCTGGGGGGAAGTCTACGACCAGTGCTACCAGCTCGCCATGGAACTCGGTTACCAGGATCATTTCATGGGGAGCAAGGGCGCCCAGGTCTCCTTCATCGGCCACGGCATCGGCATCGAGATTGACGAATATCCCTTCATCGCCCGCGGTTTCAAGGAGCAGCTGCTCGAAGAGTACATGACCTTTGCCTTCGAACCGAAAGCGGTCTACCCCGGTCTCGGTGCGGTGGGGGTTGAAAATACTTTCTGGGTGGCGCAGGATGGATTAAAACACCTGACCTTCACCCCGGAGGAGCTGGTCGTCCTCTGA
- a CDS encoding sensor domain-containing diguanylate cyclase has protein sequence MDRIINWQILLEQLHDGVYFTDTERRITYWNRSAEEITGYRAADVIGSRCSDNILIHVDQEGNSLCLGGCPLAAAMADGQSRAAEIYLHHADGHRVPVAVRVTPLRDEEGKIFGGAEFFTDISSQHALRQRMAELETLAMVDALTGISNRCHLEAELSARIEETHRYGIPFGVLFLDVDHFKNFNDRYGHEIGDRALQVVAATLKACARPFDLFGRWGGEEFVGLIRHVDAEALCVIAERVRRLVASSTVAVPTGQERVTISVGATLFRPEDDLAGVVRRADQLMYHSKEAGRDCVSCDS, from the coding sequence ATGGACCGGATAATCAACTGGCAGATCCTGTTAGAACAGCTGCACGACGGCGTCTATTTTACCGACACCGAGCGGCGCATAACCTACTGGAACCGGTCGGCCGAAGAGATCACCGGCTACCGCGCCGCCGATGTGATCGGCTCGCGCTGCTCGGACAATATCCTGATTCATGTCGATCAGGAGGGGAATTCCCTCTGCCTGGGCGGCTGCCCCCTGGCGGCGGCCATGGCGGATGGTCAATCCCGCGCCGCCGAAATCTATCTGCATCATGCCGACGGCCACCGGGTGCCGGTGGCGGTTCGGGTCACGCCGCTGCGGGACGAAGAGGGGAAGATCTTCGGCGGCGCCGAGTTCTTTACCGACATCAGTTCCCAGCATGCGCTGCGCCAGCGAATGGCTGAACTCGAGACCCTGGCGATGGTCGATGCCCTGACCGGAATCTCCAACCGCTGCCACCTGGAGGCGGAACTGAGCGCCCGCATCGAGGAGACCCACCGCTACGGCATTCCCTTCGGCGTTCTGTTTCTCGATGTCGATCATTTCAAGAACTTCAACGACCGCTACGGCCACGAGATCGGCGACCGCGCGCTGCAGGTGGTTGCCGCAACCCTCAAGGCCTGTGCACGCCCCTTCGACCTCTTCGGGCGCTGGGGCGGGGAGGAGTTTGTCGGCCTTATCCGCCACGTCGATGCCGAGGCGCTCTGCGTCATCGCCGAGCGGGTGCGGCGCCTGGTCGCCAGTTCGACCGTCGCCGTCCCCACTGGCCAGGAGCGGGTGACGATCTCCGTCGGCGCTACGTTGTTCCGCCCCGAGGACGATCTGGCCGGGGTGGTGCGGCGCGCCGATCAGCTCATGTACCACAGCAAAGAGGCTGGCCGCGACTGCGTCAGCTGTGATTCCTAG